The following are from one region of the Hymenobacter radiodurans genome:
- a CDS encoding sensor histidine kinase — protein MERVKRIFRLIHLSVWVLFTLAVVLQLKGDTDAHWRTTTAGFITTCMYVFYGHFYLLTLTTGKRKGRDYWLRLAGIALTAPLCFLLFHQQPFDFGYYSMHLITTVPIFLFLSWLARVTENLVLNTIRKEQLEKQAVEAELVNLKSQINPHFLFNTLNNIHTLVYKQAPAAPEAVMHLASLMRYMIYESNAATVPLTREMDYLRDYVSLQQLRYKHSPVVDLQIEGETESCYIAPLLFIHLLENAYKHSPARLEPGDLKVRVEIQDDILAFSVQNPIGKKSTNALEEPGGIGLPNVRKRLALLYPDQHTLTIQNTGETFTVALTIQGLHLPAHERKAHLLHH, from the coding sequence ATGGAGCGCGTCAAAAGAATCTTCCGGCTGATTCACCTATCTGTCTGGGTCTTATTCACCTTGGCGGTAGTCTTACAACTTAAAGGTGATACCGACGCCCACTGGCGTACCACCACGGCGGGTTTTATAACCACCTGTATGTATGTTTTTTACGGTCATTTCTACCTATTAACCCTTACTACCGGCAAGAGAAAGGGAAGAGACTATTGGCTCCGACTGGCGGGCATCGCGCTGACCGCGCCTTTGTGCTTTTTGCTTTTCCACCAGCAGCCGTTTGATTTTGGGTATTATTCAATGCACTTAATCACCACAGTCCCCATCTTTCTCTTCCTGAGCTGGCTGGCCCGGGTCACCGAGAACTTAGTGCTTAACACCATTCGGAAAGAACAGTTGGAGAAGCAGGCCGTGGAGGCCGAATTGGTTAATTTGAAATCACAGATTAACCCGCATTTTCTGTTCAACACCCTCAACAACATCCACACGCTGGTATATAAGCAAGCTCCGGCCGCCCCGGAGGCGGTCATGCACCTGGCCTCGTTGATGCGCTACATGATTTATGAGTCCAACGCGGCCACGGTTCCGCTGACCAGGGAGATGGATTATTTGCGGGACTATGTGAGTTTGCAGCAGCTCCGCTACAAGCACAGCCCAGTAGTGGACCTACAGATAGAGGGGGAAACTGAATCATGCTACATTGCCCCGTTGCTGTTCATTCACCTGCTGGAAAATGCCTACAAACATAGCCCCGCCCGGTTGGAGCCCGGCGACCTGAAGGTAAGGGTGGAAATACAGGACGATATCCTTGCCTTCAGCGTGCAGAACCCAATAGGAAAAAAATCGACCAACGCGCTCGAAGAACCGGGCGGCATCGGCTTACCCAATGTTCGAAAAAGGCTGGCTTTGTTGTATCCTGATCAGCATACACTGACTATTCAGAACACTGGCGAAACCTTC